From a region of the Bremerella alba genome:
- a CDS encoding outer membrane protein assembly factor BamB family protein — translation MPIRVRSLSCSIFLLLAFVSPALLVAEDWPTFLGPRHNSTSIETGLQAPWPMGGPEILWQRKLGTGYGIGSIADGKFYQFDRHDNQNRMDVLEVTSGHKLWQYEYSTDYEDALGYNNGPRCSPVIDDDLVYIYGAEGELHCVSIKTHQAIWKRNLSEEFNVVPNFFGVGSTPVIFEDKLLVMVGGSPDEFKGLGPYQIGRVSGNGSAIVALDKKTGKTLYKISDELASYASLTLAEIDGRPWCFAFLRGGLLGFDPRDGAIDFHYPWRAKKLESVNASTPVVVGDEVFISECYALGSTLLKVKPGGYEVVWKDEPRSRDHAMETHWNTAVYKDGYLYASSGRHSHQAELRCIEWKTGKIKWAESGLTRSSLLLVEDYLVCLSEYGILRLLKANPEKYEAISEVSLEDEDGNALLEPPAWSAPVLSDGRLFVRGDDRLVCLQVILAK, via the coding sequence ATGCCGATACGGGTTCGCTCCCTTTCTTGTTCGATATTCCTACTTCTGGCCTTCGTCTCCCCTGCCCTGCTGGTCGCTGAAGACTGGCCGACCTTCCTGGGGCCGCGTCATAACAGCACCTCGATCGAAACGGGCCTTCAGGCTCCTTGGCCCATGGGGGGCCCCGAAATTCTTTGGCAGCGAAAACTGGGAACCGGGTATGGTATCGGCAGCATCGCCGATGGCAAGTTCTATCAGTTTGATCGACATGATAACCAAAACCGCATGGATGTCTTGGAGGTCACCTCCGGGCACAAGCTTTGGCAGTATGAATATTCGACCGATTACGAAGACGCGTTGGGCTACAACAACGGTCCGCGTTGTAGCCCGGTGATTGATGACGATCTCGTCTACATCTATGGTGCGGAAGGGGAACTGCACTGCGTCAGCATCAAGACGCACCAGGCTATTTGGAAACGAAATCTGTCGGAAGAGTTCAATGTCGTGCCGAATTTCTTCGGCGTCGGCAGTACGCCGGTCATCTTTGAAGACAAACTGCTGGTGATGGTCGGCGGTAGTCCCGATGAGTTCAAAGGGCTGGGGCCTTATCAGATTGGTCGTGTCAGCGGCAACGGCAGCGCGATCGTTGCTCTCGATAAGAAGACCGGTAAGACGCTCTATAAAATCTCCGACGAACTGGCCAGCTATGCCAGTTTGACGCTGGCCGAAATCGACGGTCGACCGTGGTGCTTTGCGTTTCTACGAGGCGGTCTGCTAGGATTCGATCCACGCGATGGTGCGATCGATTTCCATTACCCATGGCGCGCGAAGAAGCTAGAGAGCGTCAACGCCAGCACGCCGGTAGTGGTCGGGGACGAAGTCTTCATTTCGGAGTGCTATGCCCTGGGAAGCACGCTGTTGAAAGTGAAGCCAGGCGGATACGAAGTGGTGTGGAAGGACGAACCGCGCAGCCGCGATCACGCGATGGAAACCCATTGGAACACAGCCGTGTACAAAGATGGCTATCTGTATGCCAGCAGCGGCCGCCACTCGCATCAGGCCGAACTGCGGTGCATCGAATGGAAGACCGGCAAGATCAAGTGGGCGGAGTCCGGCCTGACGCGTAGTTCGTTGCTGTTGGTCGAAGACTATCTCGTTTGTTTAAGCGAGTACGGAATATTACGACTACTCAAAGCGAATCCGGAGAAGTACGAAGCGATCTCGGAAGTTTCCCTGGAAGACGAAGACGGAAACGCGCTGCTCGAGCCCCCGGCCTGGTCGGCCCCGGTTCTTTCCGATGGGCGGCTATTTGTTCGCGGTGATGACCGACTGGTTTGTTTGCAGGTAATCTTAGCGAAGTGA
- a CDS encoding Gfo/Idh/MocA family oxidoreductase: MSEKSTNSSPEKNVQRRTFLKGSAALGTAAAVGSLSMARSAHAAGNDELKVALIGCGGRGNGAAVNATKGDENLKVTVLADIFPDKVEASKRILGRQLGDRLAVSDENCFSGFDAYKQVMETDVDVVLLCTTPHFRPAHLEAAIAAGKHVFCEKPVAIDAPGCRKVMETVEKAKQKNLSIVSGLCWRYHPSVIATVEKIKEGLIGDVVSMQENYLAGTLWHRGNKEEWSEMEYQIRNWLYYTWLSGDHIAEQAIHSIDKAQWIMDDQTPASCYGMGGREVRTDEDYGNIFDHHAVMFEYAGGQKMFHYTRQMAGCFNQTEDFIMGTKGNAKILAGSIEGQNNWKYDGPSGNMYDLEHKALYDGMRTGNIINNGDYMTKSTMCAIMGRMATYTGKKVTWDEAWNSQEDLTPKSYEWGDVTIPTPIAVPGKTKLV, from the coding sequence ATGTCCGAGAAGTCGACGAATTCCTCGCCAGAGAAAAATGTCCAGCGCCGTACGTTCTTAAAAGGTTCCGCCGCGCTCGGCACCGCTGCAGCCGTTGGTAGTTTGAGTATGGCCCGCTCGGCACATGCTGCTGGCAACGACGAACTCAAGGTAGCTTTAATCGGTTGTGGTGGCCGTGGTAACGGAGCCGCCGTCAACGCGACCAAAGGGGACGAAAACCTGAAGGTCACCGTTCTGGCCGATATCTTCCCAGACAAAGTCGAAGCCTCTAAGCGCATCCTGGGGCGTCAACTCGGCGACCGTTTGGCCGTCTCTGACGAAAACTGTTTCAGCGGTTTCGATGCTTACAAGCAAGTGATGGAAACCGACGTCGACGTGGTGCTGCTGTGCACGACGCCTCACTTCCGTCCGGCTCACCTGGAAGCCGCGATCGCTGCCGGCAAGCACGTCTTCTGCGAAAAGCCTGTCGCGATCGATGCCCCTGGTTGCCGTAAGGTGATGGAAACTGTCGAGAAGGCCAAGCAAAAGAACTTGAGCATCGTCAGCGGTCTGTGCTGGCGTTACCATCCATCGGTGATCGCCACCGTCGAGAAGATCAAAGAAGGCCTGATCGGCGACGTCGTTTCGATGCAGGAAAACTACCTTGCCGGTACCTTGTGGCATCGGGGCAACAAGGAAGAGTGGTCGGAAATGGAATACCAAATTCGCAACTGGCTCTACTACACCTGGCTCTCCGGCGATCATATTGCCGAGCAAGCGATTCACAGCATCGACAAGGCGCAGTGGATCATGGACGATCAGACCCCAGCCAGTTGCTACGGCATGGGTGGTCGTGAAGTCCGCACCGATGAAGACTACGGCAATATCTTCGATCATCACGCCGTCATGTTCGAGTACGCTGGCGGACAGAAGATGTTCCACTATACCCGTCAAATGGCTGGCTGCTTCAACCAGACCGAAGACTTCATCATGGGCACCAAGGGGAACGCCAAAATTCTGGCCGGTTCCATCGAAGGTCAGAACAACTGGAAGTACGACGGCCCCAGCGGCAACATGTACGACCTGGAACACAAAGCCCTTTACGATGGCATGCGGACCGGCAACATCATCAACAACGGCGACTATATGACCAAGAGCACTATGTGTGCGATCATGGGCCGTATGGCGACCTACACCGGTAAGAAGGTAACCTGGGACGAAGCATGGAACAGCCAGGAAGACCTAACGCCTAAATCGTACGAGTGGGGCGACGTGACCATCCCCACTCCGATTGCCGTGCCTGGTAAGACCAAGTTGGTCTAA
- the arfB gene encoding alternative ribosome rescue aminoacyl-tRNA hydrolase ArfB yields MSTFDITPSIRIPWSELQFSYSRSSGPGGQHVNKTNTKATLKWDVQQTAALPPTVKERFEKHWGTRISKEGMLVIQSEDSREQRSNMEACLDKLKHMVTLSAKRPKSRVPTKPSRGSVKRTQEKKRQRSDRKSQRRQSKNISYRND; encoded by the coding sequence ATGTCGACCTTTGATATTACCCCCTCGATCCGCATCCCTTGGAGCGAGTTGCAGTTTTCGTACTCGCGTTCTAGCGGGCCAGGGGGGCAGCACGTCAATAAGACCAACACCAAGGCAACCCTCAAGTGGGACGTGCAGCAAACCGCAGCCCTTCCGCCAACGGTCAAAGAGCGTTTCGAGAAGCACTGGGGCACGCGCATCAGCAAAGAAGGCATGCTGGTCATCCAAAGCGAAGATAGCCGCGAGCAGCGGAGCAACATGGAGGCCTGCCTGGATAAGCTGAAGCATATGGTGACGCTCTCGGCCAAGCGTCCCAAGTCTCGCGTCCCGACCAAGCCGTCGCGTGGGTCGGTCAAACGCACGCAGGAAAAGAAACGCCAGCGCAGCGATCGCAAGAGCCAGCGGCGGCAATCGAAGAACATTTCTTACCGCAATGACTAA
- a CDS encoding NAD(P)H-hydrate epimerase, producing MSVRPLLTREQSRAVDTLAAEKYHIPGVILMENAGRGSAELLFARKPANVLICCGPGNNGGDGYVIARHLDLLGVPVIIALFCSRERIQGDALINFKIIEAAGIEILDCAAEHLCESFAAQLSQADWVIDAMLGTGVTSPPREPIASAIGQINASKAQVMAIDIPSGLDCDTGQPNAPTIEADFTATFVTSKPGYQKPAAQSYVGEVHVVDIGTPQALLREVLR from the coding sequence ATGTCTGTTCGACCTTTGCTAACCCGCGAGCAGTCGCGTGCCGTCGACACGCTGGCCGCCGAGAAGTACCACATTCCTGGCGTGATTCTCATGGAAAACGCCGGGCGAGGCAGTGCCGAGTTGCTCTTCGCCCGAAAACCCGCCAACGTGCTGATTTGCTGCGGCCCCGGCAACAATGGTGGCGATGGCTACGTCATTGCCCGGCACCTCGACCTGCTGGGCGTGCCTGTCATAATCGCCTTGTTCTGTTCGCGCGAACGAATTCAAGGGGACGCACTGATCAATTTTAAGATCATTGAAGCCGCTGGCATTGAGATTCTCGACTGCGCCGCTGAGCATCTTTGCGAATCGTTCGCCGCACAGCTTTCGCAGGCCGATTGGGTCATCGATGCGATGCTAGGCACCGGGGTCACTTCGCCGCCGCGCGAGCCAATTGCCTCGGCCATTGGCCAGATCAATGCGTCGAAGGCCCAAGTCATGGCGATCGACATTCCCAGCGGCCTCGACTGTGATACCGGCCAACCCAATGCCCCCACGATCGAAGCCGATTTCACCGCCACCTTTGTGACCTCGAAACCAGGCTACCAAAAGCCAGCGGCCCAATCCTATGTGGGGGAAGTGCATGTCGTTGACATCGGCACCCCCCAGGCCCTATTGCGCGAAGTGTTGAGGTAG
- a CDS encoding FmdB family zinc ribbon protein encodes MPLFEYNCQACQSQFELLVRGSDKPKCPQCGSAKLEKAWSVPAAHTGGRSNDLPVCGPMPSGGGCGLPQCGPGGCH; translated from the coding sequence ATGCCGCTGTTTGAATACAATTGCCAGGCGTGCCAGAGCCAGTTTGAGCTGCTGGTGCGTGGTAGCGACAAGCCGAAATGCCCTCAGTGTGGCAGTGCTAAATTAGAAAAGGCCTGGAGCGTGCCAGCCGCCCACACCGGCGGCAGATCGAACGACCTGCCTGTTTGCGGCCCGATGCCTAGCGGCGGCGGGTGTGGTCTGCCGCAATGTGGCCCCGGCGGTTGCCACTAA
- a CDS encoding DNA integrity scanning protein DisA nucleotide-binding domain protein: MKYQKLSSQFTEFLKLAIRMLEIAEADAVLIFVDGQPEWDKLKAVADNHKVIVAADRQEFLEGIDETDLHGVVVELEESPILEKLMHALVEAVANDQLSTGAKVVALYSGFDEERIDTISFIRLDERLGRLTSRDLRKLETSVPLETLKIVVDLAVEIGREGREGKPVGTCFVVGDHRKVLGNSAPSGFDPLKGYAKKDRNIADRSVRENLKEIAQLDGAFVVAADGTVEAAGRMLDVTSASVTLSKGLGARHWAAAAISKKTKGISIAVSESNGTVRLFQEGEVVLRIEPSRRAMKWKDLDFDNIQSAND, encoded by the coding sequence ATGAAATATCAAAAGCTATCGAGTCAGTTCACCGAGTTTCTAAAGCTCGCGATTCGTATGCTCGAAATCGCCGAGGCAGACGCGGTACTCATATTTGTGGATGGCCAGCCAGAGTGGGACAAGCTCAAGGCCGTCGCCGATAACCACAAAGTCATTGTGGCCGCCGATCGCCAAGAGTTCTTAGAAGGTATCGACGAGACTGACCTGCACGGTGTGGTGGTCGAACTGGAAGAGAGCCCCATTCTCGAAAAGCTGATGCACGCCTTGGTTGAAGCAGTCGCCAACGATCAGCTTTCGACCGGGGCCAAGGTCGTCGCCCTGTATAGCGGCTTCGACGAAGAGCGTATCGACACGATCAGTTTCATTCGTCTGGACGAACGCCTGGGCCGCCTGACTTCGCGAGATCTTCGCAAGCTGGAAACAAGTGTCCCGTTAGAAACGCTCAAAATCGTCGTCGATCTGGCCGTCGAGATCGGTCGCGAGGGCCGCGAAGGCAAGCCGGTGGGCACCTGCTTTGTGGTTGGCGATCATCGCAAGGTTCTCGGGAACAGCGCCCCCAGCGGTTTCGATCCGCTTAAAGGGTACGCCAAAAAAGATCGCAACATCGCCGATCGCAGCGTTCGCGAGAACTTAAAAGAAATTGCCCAGCTCGATGGCGCGTTCGTCGTGGCTGCCGATGGCACCGTCGAAGCCGCCGGCCGCATGCTGGACGTCACCTCGGCCAGCGTCACCCTCAGCAAAGGGTTGGGGGCACGGCATTGGGCGGCGGCTGCGATCAGCAAGAAGACCAAGGGCATCTCGATTGCCGTCAGCGAGTCCAACGGAACGGTGCGACTGTTCCAAGAAGGGGAAGTGGTCCTCCGTATCGAGCCTTCGCGGCGTGCGATGAAGTGGAAGGACCTCGACTTCGACAATATCCAAAGCGCGAACGACTAG
- a CDS encoding GNAT family N-acetyltransferase gives MSAFSGQIIRIDLSNPQHADALLNLLDQYACDPMGGNASLPSDVQQNLIPRLQQVETYRGLLARADGQFVGLANCFLGFSTFQARPLINIHDLAVVPEARGQGVGRALLEAVDQLAQDEHCTQVTLEVRADNRARQLYLRHGFVPGDPATDAMSFWKKPIEAK, from the coding sequence ATGTCAGCTTTCTCGGGCCAGATCATTCGCATCGACCTTAGCAACCCGCAGCATGCCGATGCGCTGCTGAATTTGTTAGATCAATACGCCTGCGATCCGATGGGGGGCAATGCTTCGTTGCCGTCCGACGTTCAGCAGAATCTGATTCCGCGTTTGCAGCAGGTCGAAACGTATCGCGGGCTCCTCGCTCGGGCCGATGGGCAGTTTGTCGGGCTGGCGAATTGTTTTCTCGGTTTCTCAACCTTCCAGGCCCGGCCGCTGATCAATATCCATGATCTGGCCGTCGTGCCGGAAGCCCGGGGGCAAGGGGTTGGCCGTGCCTTGCTGGAAGCGGTCGATCAGTTGGCCCAAGACGAACACTGCACGCAGGTCACCTTAGAAGTGCGAGCCGACAACCGAGCCCGTCAGTTATATCTACGCCACGGCTTTGTCCCAGGAGACCCGGCCACCGACGCGATGAGTTTCTGGAAGAAGCCGATCGAAGCGAAGTGA
- a CDS encoding DUF1570 domain-containing protein: MRLWNSLSLLFALFAAHCLCADEISFERGGQRIDLKGEVIATHEAGIILHTPDGKMWPIQNTEIIERTKTTAPFQLQTKEQLIETVLAEMPPGSQVIETSHYVVAYNTNRAYAQWVAGMLERLHRGFTSYWTQRGFDLQEPQQPLVALVFDNQDSFAQYGQAELGSAAKSVIGFYSMHTNYVVMFDLTGGAGGNSRRSLGIRDIQRLMSRPDFQWSLATIVHEATHQLAFNAGLQKRYADVPLWFSEGLAIYFETPDVSSSRGWRGIGQVSAPRLQKFQQAARESSQPFLPDLLINDDSLRKAATALDRYSQAWAVTYFLQKRKAEEYDAYLKELSEIQPLHDPTATERVRLFQKHFGVDLTELENEVRQMMLGLRP, translated from the coding sequence ATGCGTTTATGGAATTCACTTTCACTGCTTTTCGCTTTGTTTGCCGCCCATTGTCTTTGCGCGGACGAGATTTCGTTCGAGCGCGGTGGCCAGCGAATTGACTTGAAGGGAGAGGTCATCGCCACGCACGAAGCTGGCATCATTCTGCATACGCCGGACGGAAAGATGTGGCCGATCCAAAACACAGAAATCATCGAACGAACCAAGACGACTGCTCCGTTCCAGCTGCAAACAAAAGAGCAACTGATCGAGACCGTCCTGGCCGAGATGCCGCCAGGCTCGCAGGTTATCGAGACCTCGCATTACGTGGTCGCTTACAACACCAATAGGGCGTACGCGCAGTGGGTCGCCGGCATGCTCGAACGGCTTCATCGCGGCTTTACCAGCTATTGGACGCAGCGAGGCTTTGACCTACAAGAGCCGCAGCAACCGTTGGTGGCGTTGGTGTTCGACAATCAAGATAGCTTCGCGCAGTATGGCCAGGCTGAGTTAGGCAGCGCGGCCAAGAGCGTCATTGGTTTCTATAGCATGCATACCAACTACGTCGTGATGTTCGATCTGACCGGCGGGGCAGGGGGTAACTCGCGCCGCTCGCTGGGCATACGGGATATTCAGCGGCTCATGTCACGCCCTGATTTTCAATGGAGCCTGGCCACGATCGTGCACGAAGCAACGCATCAGTTGGCATTCAATGCCGGCTTACAGAAGCGTTATGCGGACGTGCCGCTGTGGTTTTCGGAAGGGCTGGCCATTTACTTCGAGACGCCAGACGTCTCCAGCAGCCGAGGCTGGCGCGGCATCGGCCAGGTCAGTGCCCCGCGGCTACAAAAGTTTCAGCAAGCGGCCCGGGAAAGTTCACAGCCTTTTCTGCCTGATTTGTTGATCAACGACGACTCGCTTCGCAAAGCGGCGACCGCGCTGGATCGCTATTCGCAAGCCTGGGCCGTCACGTACTTCCTGCAGAAACGCAAAGCCGAAGAGTACGACGCCTACCTCAAAGAGCTTTCCGAGATCCAACCGCTTCACGACCCCACTGCAACAGAACGCGTCCGCCTATTTCAAAAACACTTCGGCGTGGACCTGACGGAACTCGAAAACGAAGTCCGCCAAATGATGCTCGGCTTGAGGCCGTAG
- a CDS encoding outer membrane protein assembly factor BamB family protein: MTILRIVTLLAVTGLLVSTASAENWPQFRGPNGDGITSAKDVPLNWGTDENVVWKTPIPGKGWSSPVLVGGKIWLTTAMEKLLSEEEKDERLKDAKPFQRNQSNLASTVELKAIEVDYQTGKRLRTVDLFHVDDPLTVHLTNTYASPTPVAEGKFVYCYFGTYGACCIDTETAQVVWRNNDNALEYNVGPGSSPVVVGDVVVLTCDGVDQQYITGVDKKTGKTIWKTERPPFRTDDGDRKKAYATPLVVEIEGQTQVVIPGAQWVCAYDAQTGEELWRADHGSGFSNVPAPVFENGTVYICSGFMRPQLVAIRADGEGDVTNSHIEWTFSRQVPTTPSPVVIDRRIYMVSDRGVATCVDAATGQEVWTSRMGGNYSASPTYADGRIYFCSESGMTTVIKPGDEYEVIAENDLGERIMANPIFLDGNVVIRTAENLVRIREAK, translated from the coding sequence ATGACGATTCTTCGCATTGTTACGCTGCTTGCTGTCACAGGGCTACTCGTCTCGACAGCCTCGGCCGAAAACTGGCCGCAATTTCGCGGACCCAACGGAGACGGCATCACTTCGGCAAAGGACGTTCCTTTGAACTGGGGAACCGATGAGAACGTCGTTTGGAAGACCCCCATTCCTGGCAAAGGCTGGTCTTCACCGGTATTGGTTGGCGGCAAGATCTGGCTGACCACGGCCATGGAGAAGCTGTTGTCGGAAGAGGAAAAAGACGAACGCCTGAAAGATGCCAAGCCGTTTCAACGCAATCAATCGAACCTCGCTTCGACGGTCGAATTGAAGGCCATTGAAGTCGACTACCAGACCGGCAAACGGTTGCGAACGGTCGATCTGTTTCATGTCGACGATCCGTTGACGGTGCATCTGACCAATACCTATGCCTCGCCGACCCCTGTCGCCGAGGGTAAGTTCGTCTACTGCTACTTCGGAACCTATGGGGCGTGCTGTATCGATACCGAGACGGCCCAGGTTGTTTGGCGGAACAACGACAACGCGCTCGAGTATAACGTCGGCCCCGGCAGTTCGCCGGTGGTTGTCGGCGACGTGGTTGTCTTGACGTGTGACGGAGTCGACCAACAGTACATTACCGGCGTCGATAAAAAGACGGGCAAGACCATCTGGAAGACCGAGCGACCTCCTTTCCGCACCGACGACGGCGACCGCAAGAAGGCATACGCGACGCCGCTTGTGGTCGAGATCGAAGGTCAAACCCAGGTTGTCATCCCTGGTGCTCAGTGGGTTTGTGCCTACGATGCCCAGACCGGCGAGGAATTGTGGCGAGCCGATCACGGAAGCGGTTTCTCGAATGTGCCAGCGCCAGTGTTTGAAAATGGCACCGTCTACATTTGTTCTGGGTTCATGCGACCCCAACTGGTTGCCATTCGCGCCGATGGCGAAGGGGACGTGACCAACTCGCACATTGAATGGACCTTCAGTCGCCAGGTACCCACTACGCCGTCGCCGGTTGTTATTGACCGCAGAATCTATATGGTCAGTGATCGCGGCGTGGCAACGTGCGTCGACGCGGCGACCGGCCAAGAGGTTTGGACCAGCCGTATGGGCGGCAACTACAGTGCCTCGCCAACATACGCCGACGGACGCATTTACTTCTGCAGCGAGTCGGGCATGACCACCGTCATCAAGCCAGGCGACGAGTACGAAGTGATCGCCGAAAACGACCTCGGCGAACGCATCATGGCCAACCCGATCTTCCTCGATGGCAACGTCGTCATCCGCACAGCAGAAAACCTGGTCCGCATTCGCGAAGCGAAGTAA
- a CDS encoding ABC transporter permease yields MHQTSVRHPLLPVALLALTIAALVVALWIWGDPLSVRLTFATSLYALAVIAITLPPATITSLLLFRTHLAGRGVLLSLLVIWLFIPIYVHVAGWRDLFGPQGWLEIASPFDPTANLIDGWTGLLWLHSLAAFPWVVLFTGMAFTRSPAALEDDARLDITPLAVLAKVTLRQNWDAVLVAAAWIIVTLFGEISIASVCNVRTYAEVVFTGIPLGQTATESTLTVAPGTVLLVALILLTAWVANGLRPKPAEVELRQAQLLPLGRHRWLASLWVWALFLMALAPAVIGLIYKVGITIDQVDGQFIRGWSLAKVFTLTLGSVGIYREELLWTLALSATVAAATTLIGLLLSDLAARSRWGARLVSLLCAALFALPGPIVGIAIAWGSNRPWLSPLAPLIDRSIFAPSLAILTITLPLVTFFYWHTLHTSRQLYEMARLDGSSWWRTWTRVVLPANIPVIVAGSLIALVLAANDVAASVMVLPAGIDTISRRIFGLLHFGGEDNVAGILLMNLVVVAFLSVVIRRLVSWRGRNDFGDSVP; encoded by the coding sequence TTGCACCAAACCTCAGTTCGACATCCTCTGCTGCCGGTGGCGTTGCTGGCCCTTACCATCGCCGCGTTGGTGGTGGCGCTTTGGATATGGGGCGATCCGCTTTCGGTACGCTTGACCTTCGCAACTTCGCTTTACGCGCTGGCCGTCATTGCCATCACGTTGCCGCCGGCGACCATCACGAGCCTGCTTCTGTTTCGCACCCATCTCGCCGGCCGAGGCGTTTTGCTTTCGTTGCTGGTGATTTGGTTGTTCATTCCGATCTATGTGCATGTCGCCGGCTGGCGTGACCTGTTCGGACCGCAAGGCTGGCTCGAAATCGCCAGTCCTTTCGATCCTACCGCCAACTTGATCGACGGCTGGACTGGTCTCTTGTGGCTGCACAGTCTGGCCGCTTTCCCTTGGGTCGTGCTCTTCACCGGCATGGCATTTACCCGCAGTCCGGCAGCCCTGGAAGACGATGCTCGGCTCGATATCACGCCGCTGGCCGTGCTGGCCAAGGTCACCCTGCGGCAAAACTGGGACGCCGTCTTGGTTGCCGCCGCGTGGATCATCGTCACCCTCTTCGGCGAAATAAGTATCGCCAGTGTTTGCAACGTGCGAACCTATGCCGAAGTTGTTTTCACCGGCATTCCACTGGGACAAACGGCTACTGAGTCGACCCTGACCGTTGCCCCCGGGACCGTCTTGCTCGTCGCTCTGATTCTGCTGACGGCTTGGGTCGCCAATGGCCTGCGTCCCAAGCCCGCCGAAGTCGAACTCAGGCAGGCACAACTCTTGCCGCTAGGTCGCCATCGATGGTTGGCTTCGCTGTGGGTGTGGGCGTTGTTTCTGATGGCGCTTGCGCCGGCGGTAATTGGGCTGATCTACAAAGTCGGGATCACGATCGATCAAGTCGACGGGCAATTCATTCGCGGCTGGTCCCTCGCCAAGGTGTTCACACTCACACTTGGTAGCGTGGGCATCTATCGCGAAGAACTCTTATGGACACTGGCCCTCAGCGCGACGGTGGCGGCCGCGACCACGCTGATCGGTCTGCTGCTGAGTGACCTAGCCGCGCGTAGCCGCTGGGGAGCGCGACTGGTTTCGCTCCTGTGCGCGGCACTGTTCGCACTGCCGGGCCCGATTGTCGGGATTGCGATTGCCTGGGGATCGAATCGACCGTGGCTCTCCCCCTTGGCACCTTTGATCGATCGCAGCATCTTCGCCCCCTCGCTGGCGATTCTTACCATAACCCTGCCGCTGGTGACGTTCTTCTATTGGCACACCCTGCATACTTCGCGGCAGCTTTACGAGATGGCTCGGCTCGACGGCAGTTCTTGGTGGCGAACGTGGACCCGCGTGGTACTTCCGGCCAATATCCCGGTGATTGTCGCTGGCTCGCTGATCGCATTGGTGCTGGCAGCTAACGACGTCGCGGCGTCGGTGATGGTGCTGCCGGCAGGCATTGATACCATCTCGCGGCGTATCTTCGGCCTTCTGCACTTCGGTGGAGAAGACAACGTCGCCGGCATTTTGCTGATGAACCTGGTCGTGGTGGCCTTCCTGTCGGTGGTTATCCGCCGCCTGGTCAGCTGGCGCGGTCGCAACGATTTTGGCGATTCGGTGCCGTAG
- a CDS encoding UvrB/UvrC motif-containing protein, whose product MESSDHSENIDHILKTWNFEPGRLTARIIVSSDGRDVLQMRIEMGLLQMEIVGRPDGERPYDFDSYLEYLSAQFLTEPTAPLTEDDCVEIDREFVQLYHRRICWLALREYEKAVRDADHTLALMDLCRDHSDDEEWIDSHEHFRPFVMFHRIQAKALIELEKHTPEHAIEQLTEGVEQLRTFYETEGAEEGEEFESDELHVRLIELRETLREQFDVGQTLNEQLDEAVANEHYEQAAKLRDRIHRREEPH is encoded by the coding sequence ATGGAATCCTCTGATCACTCTGAAAACATCGACCACATCCTCAAGACGTGGAACTTTGAGCCTGGCCGGCTGACGGCCCGGATTATCGTTTCCTCGGATGGACGCGACGTACTTCAGATGCGGATCGAGATGGGTTTGCTTCAGATGGAAATCGTTGGAAGGCCTGATGGTGAAAGGCCTTACGACTTTGATTCCTATCTCGAATACCTTTCGGCCCAGTTTCTGACCGAACCGACGGCACCCTTGACCGAGGATGACTGCGTCGAGATCGACCGCGAGTTCGTCCAGCTTTATCACCGTCGGATTTGCTGGCTGGCCCTCCGAGAATACGAGAAAGCGGTCCGTGATGCGGATCACACTTTGGCCCTAATGGACCTCTGCCGCGACCATTCCGACGACGAAGAATGGATCGATAGTCACGAACATTTTCGCCCTTTTGTGATGTTCCATCGTATTCAAGCCAAGGCCCTGATCGAGCTGGAAAAGCACACACCAGAGCATGCGATCGAGCAACTGACCGAAGGGGTCGAGCAGCTTCGCACCTTCTACGAGACCGAAGGAGCCGAAGAGGGGGAAGAATTCGAGTCCGACGAGCTGCACGTTCGCCTGATCGAGCTGCGAGAAACGCTTCGCGAACAGTTTGATGTCGGCCAAACGCTCAACGAGCAACTGGACGAAGCGGTCGCCAACGAGCACTACGAACAGGCCGCCAAATTACGTGATCGCATTCATCGGCGTGAAGAGCCTCACTAA